In Yarrowia lipolytica chromosome 1F, complete sequence, a genomic segment contains:
- a CDS encoding uncharacterized protein (Compare to YALI0F14135g, similar to CA4251|IPF4291 Candida albicans IPF4291 unknown function), whose translation MKLVTLAIQLSTVLATTPVVLWHGLGDRYDSPGMTGVADQIRDIYPDIYVHSVGLSEDGGKDQQMGLLGNVREQVESVCDQLAAIPELKGGFNAIGFSQGGLFLRSYAELCPLTNASAPVLRKLITFGSPHNGIADMPLCGPSDFLCKSRNKLFKSQVWTKNSQTNVVVAQYYRDPNHMDVYLEKSGFLADINNERQQKNKTYDLSYLEKFVMVMFSEDTTVVPMESAWFQEVDLESGQVTHLEDREIYQEDWIGLKKLGKRGDLEFHTVHGQHMEINDDVIETFALRYLGDDDDIKAGDDFVFVNQAK comes from the coding sequence ATGAAACTCGTTACTCTGGCAATCCAGCTATCCACAGTGCTAGCCACTACCCCAGTGGTTCTCTGGCATGGTCTCGGCGACAGATATGACTCTCCAGGAATGACCGGTGTGGCGGACCAAATCCGCGACATTTACCCTGACATTTACGTGCATTCAGTCGGACTCTCTGAAGACGGCGGAAAAGATCAGCAAATGGGTCTTCTAGGCAACGTAAGAGAGCAAGTTGAGAGTGTCTGCGACCAGCTGGCAGCAATACCAGAGTTGAAGGGCGGGTTCAATGCCATCGGATTTTCCCAAGGAGGTCTGTTTCTTCGTTCATACGCCGAGTTGTGTCCCTTGACAAACGCCTCAGCTCCTGTTCTCCGAAAGCTCATCACATTTGGCTCCCCTCATAACGGAATTGCTGATATGCCGCTCTGTGGGCCCAGCGACTTCCTTTGCAAGTCTCGTAACAAGCTGTTCAAGAGTCAGGTGTGGACTAAGAACTCTCAAACGAATGTGGTAGTGGCACAGTATTATCGGGACCCTAACCACATGGACGTGTACCTGGAGAAGTCTGGATTTCTGGCAGACATCAACAACGAGAGGCAACAAAAGAACAAGACCTACGACCTGTCTTATTTGGAGAAGTTTGTCATGGTCATGTTCTCGGAGGATACCACAGTAGTGCCTATGGAGAGTGCATGGTTCCAAGAGGTGGATCTCGAAAGTGGGCAAGTCACCCACCTTGAAGACAGAGAGATATACCAAGAGGACTGGATTGGACTTAAGAAGCTTGGAAAGCGTGGTGATCTTGAGTTCCACACGGTCCATGGACAGCACATGGAGATCAACGACGACGTGATTGAAACGTTTGCCTTGAGATATTTAGGCGACGATGACGATATCAAGGCCGGTGACGACTTTGTGTTTGTAAACCAAGCTAAATAG
- a CDS encoding uncharacterized protein (Compare to YALI0F14091g, no similarity possibly noncoding), whose translation MRVLQELPQEVENRENCDPTVTTPMPRILAGLKRLVGAETVAVHAEVHKQQSSADTEPSAYSKVSSVLVNPDSSPGTSVQSRDPNDKLFRDFERHTRAGATDIISIPSFTLVTAVDQLGARVPTKPGQGVTYQLKLSTCITVPEFPRVQTYIAIFIDNSASMSPTDFSRAIETAGRLYDSASALYPRLYVFNDHPRHVRIEHLHDTTQSTSAERDITGAVSAIFGDVLDGYDFESEVGSTMPRHVIVISSASLSIDSLLRRVQRLHIHTMCVTPGGFISRTPFLDSPGTCGWVMNTSPQSLSLFPLLLQCLQVGLVIEPLRNLRVSFESNGWEPIEDELIPCFYPGMYLERTVHYVLGMLPGDHVAQAPDGNNLGAVESLEAALGIYLIQTGLLTVSYEMSGVEGLIRREHPLYTKRFEFDDELEPRGTQPSECH comes from the coding sequence ATGAGGGTTCTTCAAGAACTCCCACAGGAAGTGGAGAACCGCGAAAATTGTGACCCCACGGTCACTACGCCTATGCCACGTATTCTCGCAGGTCTCAAGCGCCTGGTAGGGGCTGAAACTGTTGCCGTTCATGCCGAGGTGCACAAACAACAGTCATCCGCTGACACTGAACCCTCGGCCTATTCGAAGGTGTCCTCCGTCCTCGTCAACCCCGACTCCTCTCCAGGAACATCTGTCCAGTCACGAGACCCTAATGACAAGCTCTTTCGAGACTTTGAACGTCATACCCGAGCTGGGGCTACAGACATAATCAGCATTCCGTCATTCACCCTCGTCACAGCAGTTGACCAGCTGGGTGCCCGCGTACCTACCAAACCAGGACAGGGCGTTACCTATCAGCTGAAATTGTCTACTTGCATTACAGTCCCTGAATTCCCCCGGGTCCAAACCTACATTGCGATTTTCATTGATAACTCAGCTTCCATGTCACCTACAGATTTTTCTCGTGCCATTGAAACAGCCGGCCGCCTTTATGACTCTGCCTCTGCTTTATACCCGCGACTCTACGTGTTCAACGACCACCCCCGTCATGTGCGAATCGAGCACCTTCACGATACCACACAGTCTACGTCGGCTGAACGAGATATCACTGGGGCAGTGAGTGCCATCTTCGGTGATGTTCTGGATGGTTATGACTTTGAGTCTGAAGTGGGATCCACGATGCCTCGCCATGTCATAGTTATCTCTTCAGCATCGTTGTCTATAGATAGCCTGCTCCGCCGAGTTCAACGGCTTCACATACACACCATGTGTGTCACCCCTGGAGGCTTCATTTCCAGAACCCCATTCCTTGACTCGCCTGGGACATGTGGCTGGGTGATGAACACAAGCCCCCAAAGTCTCTCTCTATTCCCCCTTCTCCTGCAGTGCCTTCAAGTGGGACTGGTCATAGAGCCGCTCCGAAACCTCAGGGTCTCCTTTGAAAGCAATGGCTGGGAACCTATAGAGGATGAGCTTATTCCTTGTTTCTACCCTGGCATGTATCTGGAACGTACGGTCCATTACGTGTTGGGTATGCTTCCGGGGGATCATGTCGCGCAGGCACCAGATGGCAACAACTTGGGGGCTGTGGAGAGCCTCGAAGCAGCTTTGGGCATATACCTCATCCAAACTGGACTACTGACTGTCTCGTACGAAATGAGTGGAGTGGAGGGGTTGATACGACGAGAACACCCCTTGTATACCAAGCGGTTTGAGTTCGACGATGAACTCGAGCCCAGGGGAACCCAGCCAAGCGAATGCCACTGA
- a CDS encoding uncharacterized protein (Compare to YALI0F14047g, similar to uniprot|P50867 Emericella nidulans Cysteine synthase) → MSRIGSVTRVARAARAATTGVARNLSSTSYQAGFKPLVASNGFNGAIGNTPLIRINHLSDETGCEVYGKAEFMNPGGSVKDRAALYVVEDAERKGLIKPGGTVVEGTAGNTGIGLAHVCRAKGYKCVIYMPNTQSQGKIDLLRLLGAEVYPVPAVAFDNPQNYNHLAKAHAEKLGAGNAVWTNQFDNVANRQAHIETTGPEIWAQTDGKIDAFTCSTGTGGSFAGTMRYLKDVSHGRVQCILADPPGSVLHSYVQSGGKLTERAGSSITEGIGQGRVTENLAPEIAEVDGSVQIPDQATIEMVYNLLDKEGLYLGASSCLNVVAAYEVAKQIGPGHVVVTLLCDGAHRYADRLFSKKWLESKGLTIPENLQKYVVLD, encoded by the coding sequence ATGTCTCGAATTGGATCTGTGACTCGGGTTGCCCGTGCTGCACGGGCTGCCACCACTGGTGTCGCTCGGAACCTCTCTTCGACCTCTTACCAGGCTGGCTTCAAGCCTCTTGTGGCCTCCAACGGCTTCAATGGCGCTATCGGCAACACTCCTCTGATTCGAATCAACCACCTGTCGGACGAGACTGGCTGCGAAGTCTACGGTAAGGCCGAATTCATGAACCCCGGTGGATCCGTCAAGGACCGTGCTGCTCTCTACGTGGTTGAGGATGCCGAGCGAAAGGGCCTGATCAAGCCCGGAGGAACCGTGGTGGAGGGAACCGCAGGAAACACCGGTATTGGTCTTGCCCACGTCTGCCGAGCCAAGGGCTACAAGTGTGTCATCTACATGCCCAACACCCAGTCCCAGGGTAAGATTGACCTCCTCCGACTGCTGGGAGCCGAGGTTTACCCCGTCCCAGCTGTCGCCTTTGACAACCCGCAAAACTACAACCACTTGGCCAAGGCTCACGCTGAGAAGCTTGGAGCTGGAAATGCCGTGTGGACTAACCAGTTCGACAATGTTGCCAACCGACAGGCTCATATTGAGACCACTGGTCCCGAAATCTGGGCCCAGACCGACGGCAAGATCGACGCCTTCACTTGTTCTACCGGAACCGGAGGCTCGTTTGCTGGAACCATGCGATACCTGAAGGACGTTTCCCACGGCCGAGTCCAGTGCATTCTTGCCGATCCCCCTGGATCCGTGCTCCATTCTTACGTCCAATCCGGAGGTAAGCTCACTGAGCGAGCTGGTTCTTCCATCACTGAGGGTATCGGTCAGGGCCGAGTCACTGAGAACTTGGCTCCCGAGATTGCCGAGGTCGATGGCTCTGTTCAAATCCCTGATCAGGCAACCATTGAGATGGTTTACAACCTGCTGGATAAGGAGGGTCTCTACCTTGGTGCCTCTTCTTGTCTGAACGTTGTTGCTGCCTACGAGGTTGCTAAGCAGATTGGCCCAGGCCATGTTGTGGTCACTCTGCTCTGTGATGGTGCTCACCGATACGCCGACCGGCTGTTCAGCAAGAAGTGGCTCGAGTCCAAGGGACTCACCATTCCCGAGAATCTCCAAAAGTACGTTGTTCTGGATTAA
- a CDS encoding uncharacterized protein (Compare to YALI0F14113g, similar to uniprot|O74207 Candida albicans Phospholipase B): MIANFLLLLVLVTFAAASYTPSKGSCQYDTNLLREASSISPDEANYVASKQSSSDSAFQSYLKNVNIPGLDVNQSANIALSFSGGGYRAMLSGAGQFSALDSRNEIANTMGGLLQASNYLVGCSGGGWLVGTIAMNNFPTIAEVRSNSDLWKINDNVPELTNPLSWLAFGRYAGIVTAALGKRLAGFKISFTDEWGLLVGRNLVDKNGPYSTWSDIKVTQSYLSNEIPFPIIVGTTLNSADEQEAQITIDNPLIEMTPIEFGSFDKSIKSFFTTSAIGTSVSNGQPTSSRCVTGFDNAQFLLGTTSSLFQGVSGWQKTMLNIVGALNGNIAPSAIYHPNPFKDASSVQAPFNGDSLYASDGGYSGMVLPLWPLMQPSRNVDLVFSFDNSAGGPNNAPSGVTLANVKQKVTNEMGEGVFPEVPSSEEYIANYLVKPVWLGCEVSKLKKIPNTDRYVPLVITMANHQINYNSLQQTDKMDYSSDEQTGMISNGFAVASNNGDLKWAQCVGCAGILREFQRTGKELPETCQACLKEYCYQYSG; encoded by the coding sequence ATGATCGCAAActtcctgctgcttctggtgCTGGTCACCTTCGCTGCAGCCTCCTACACTCCCTCCAAGGGAAGCTGCCAATACGACACCAACCTGCTTCGAGAAGCCTCCAGTATCTCTCCTGATGAGGCCAACTACGTTGCCTCCAAGCAGTCCAGTTCCGATTCCGCTTTCCAGAGCTACCTCAAGAACGTCAACATCCCTGGTCTGGATGTGAACCAGTCTGCCAACATTGCCCTTTCcttctctggaggaggatatcGAGCTATGTTGTCCGGTGCTGGCCAATTTTCTGCTCTGGATAGCCGAAACGAGATCGCCAACACTATGGGAGGTCTTTTACAGGCATCCAACTATCTTGTCGGATGctctggaggtggatgGCTGGTCGGCACTATTGCCATGAACAACTTCCCTACTATCGCTGAGGTCCGATCCAACTCTGACCTGTGGAAGATCAATGACAATGTTCCCGAGCTTACTAACCCTCTTTCTTGGTTGGCGTTTGGTAGATATGCTGGCATTGTTACTGCTGCCCTTGGAAAGCGTTTGGCCGGATTTAAAATCTCTTTCACCGACGAGTGGGGTCTGCTCGTGGGGCGAAATCTTGTTGATAAGAACGGCCCATACTCTACCTGGTCCGACATCAAGGTCACCCAATCTTACCTGTCCAACGAGATTCCCTTCCCTATCATTGTCGGTACCACTCTGAACAGCGCTGATGAGCAGGAGGCTCAGATTACTATCGACAACCCTTTGATTGAGATGACCCCCATTGAGTTCGGCTCCTTCGACAAGTCCATCAAATCTTTCTTCACTACTTCTGCTATTGGTACTTCTGTTTCTAACGGCCAGCCCACCTCTTCCCGATGTGTCACTGGCTTCGACAATGCCCAGTTCCTGCTGGGAACCACATCCAGTCTTTTCCAGGGTGTCAGTGGATGGCAGAAGACTATGCTGAACATTGTTGGGGCTCTTAACGGCAACATCGCACCCAGTGCCATCTATCACCCCAACCCTTTCAAGGATGCCAGCTCGGTCCAGGCTCCTTTCAACGGTGACTCTCTCTATGCTTCAGACGGAGGTTATTCTGGCATGGTTCTTCCCCTGTGGCCCCTTATGCAGCCATCTCGAAACGTGGACTTGGTATTCTCATTCGATAACAGCGCAGGAGGTCCCAACAATGCTCCTAGTGGAGTCACTCTGGCTAACGTGAAGCAGAAGGTCACAAACGAGATGGGCGAAGGAGTGTTCCCCGAGGTTCCCAGCAGCGAGGAGTACATTGCCAACTACCTTGTCAAGCCAGTGTGGCTCGGATGTGAAGTTTCCAAGCTCAAAAAAATCCCCAACACAGATCGATACGTTCCTCTTGTCATCACAATGGCCAACCACCAGATCAACTACAACTCTCTTCAGCAGACTGACAAGATGGACTATAGCTCTGATGAGCAAACTGGTATGATCTCTAACGGTTTTGCAGTCGCTTCTAACAATGGTGACCTGAAGTGGGCCCAGTGTGTCGGCTGTGCGGGTATTCTCCGAGAGTTCCAGAGAACTGGTAAGGAACTCCCTGAAACCTGCCAGGCTTGTCTCAAGGAATACTGCTATCAGTACTCTGgttaa
- a CDS encoding uncharacterized protein (Compare to YALI0F14201g, similar to uniprot|O14141 Schizosaccharomyces pombe Hypothetical protein C3G6.03c in chromosome I, similar to Saccharomyces cerevisiae YOR111W; ancestral locus Anc_2.168), with protein sequence MDRIAKALAKERVVLASTSPRRIELLRQIGCKDVDVVPSHFKEDLPKHSMSPFQYVVDTAKGKAMSVYEATMDDLIPPKLVIAADTVILQGSEILEKPKNEVEHFIGLQKLRDHKGPHQVLTAVVCVAPLDEPISPGYCVKTHLESTEVFFDPETSDEFLKNYVESGEAKDAAGGYKIQGVGALLISKINGDYNNVIGLPLSATWKLMGSTLFDQELDSDAEDRF encoded by the coding sequence ATGGACAGAATCGCCAAAGCACTAGCGAAGGAACGAGTCGTTCTCGCTTCGACTTCGCCTCGTCGTATCGAGCTCCTCCGACAGATTGGGTGCAAAGATGTGGACGTTGTGCCATCTCATTTCAAGGAAGACCTGCCTAAGCACAGCATGTCCCCATTTCAGTACGTTGTGGATACCGCCAAGGGCAAAGCCATGTCTGTTTACGAGGCTACAATGGATGACTTGATCCCCCCCAAGTTGGTCATTGCAGCTGACACTGTGATTCTCCAAGGCTCAGAGATTCTCGAGAAGCCTAAAAACGAGGTGGAGCATTTCATTGGACTTCAGAAGCTCAGAGACCATAAGGGTCCCCATCAGGTTCTTACTGCTGTCGTCTGTGTGGCTCCTCTAGATGAGCCGATCAGCCCGGGCTACTGCGTGAAGACTCATCTAGAGTCAACTGAGGTCTTTTTCGACCCTGAAACCAGTGATGAGTTTCTGAAGAACTACGTCGAGTCGGGCGAAGCCAAGGATGCAGCTGGAGGGTACAAGATCCAAGGTGTTGGAGCTCTGCTTATTTCCAAGATCAACGGAGACTACAACAACGTCATCGGTTTGCCACTCTCGGCCACCTGGAAGCTCATGGGTTCTACTCTGTTTGACCAGGAACTTGACAGCGATGCTGAGGACCGGTTTTAA
- a CDS encoding uncharacterized protein (Compare to YALI0F14157g, no similarity): MRLLAIITLCKTSLALSHPSGGGGGDIPFDNMRHMTSESKWKSAESELQGFYTRSSLREDEMMSLDSVMEKISEGHHSTFTNWSRDVIQTREADDTPNGLELINSTVTAAPTTISITDSSIETAMGQNPESTFDNIAAPSRNSETKPFTARYPLESDPTPTPYFEPMASSAAPSPASTGSSNHAPTQSFGVVLLALGAFFL, translated from the coding sequence ATGCGGCTGCTCGCAATCATTACTCTCTGCAAGACCAGTCTAGCGCTGTCTCATCcctctggaggtggagggggAGACATACCATTCGACAACATGAGACACATGACAAGCGAGTCCAAGTGGAAAAGTGCAGAGAGTGAGCTACAAGGCTTCTACACTCGAAGTTCATTACGCGAAGACGAGATGATGAGTCTCGACAGTGTGATGGAAAAGATATCCGAGGGACATCATTCGACCTTCACCAATTGGTCCCGTGACGTCATACAAACGAGAGAAGCTGACGATACACCCAATGGTCTTGAATTGATTAACAGCACGGTAACTGCTGCTCCTACGACAATCTCCATCACCGATAGTTCTATTGAGACTGCCATGGGGCAGAATCCAGAGTCAACTTTTGACAACATCGCCGCGCCCTCAAGGAACTCCGAAACCAAGCCATTTACCGCTAGATATCCACTGGAGTCAgatccaactccaactccttACTTCGAACCTATGGCAAGCTCAGCTGCCCCTTCTCCTGCCTCGACAGGCAGTTCCAATCACGCGCCGACTCAGTCATTTGGTGTGGTTTTGCTTGCTCTCGGGGCATTCTTCTTGTGA
- a CDS encoding uncharacterized protein (Compare to YALI0F14069g, highly similar to uniprot|P48580 Neurospora crassa Serine/threonine protein phosphatase PP2A catalytic subunit (EC 3.1.3.16)) translates to MDVEMTDVKEPASTLYTGTLDQWIEQLKECKPLTEAEVATMCDMAQEILQQESNVQGVHTPVTVCGDVHGQFHDLMELFCIGGPCPDTNYLFMGDYVDRGYYSVETISLLVAMKIRYPNRITILRGNHESRQITQVYGFYDECLRKYGHANVWKRFTDLFDYLPLTALIENKIFCLHGGLSPTIDTLDNIRTLDRIQEVPHEGPMCDLLWSDPDERCGWGISPRGAGYTFGHDISEAFNHANGLELIARAHQLVMEGFSWGQDKQVVTIFSAPNYCYRCGNQAAIMELDEQLNKKFIQIDPSPREGEPTISRRTPDYFL, encoded by the coding sequence atgGACGTGGAAATGACAGACGTCAAGGAGCCTGCGTCTACCTTGTACACTGGCACTCTCGACCAATGGATTGAACAGCTGAAGGAATGCAAACCGCTGACCGAAGCCGAAGTTGCCACCATGTGTGACATGGCTCAAGAAATTCTTCAGCAAGAATCTAACGTCCAGGGTGTGCACACCCCTGTCACAGTGTGCGGTGATGTACACGGGCAGTTCCATGACCTTATGGAGCTATTCTGTATTGGAGGACCCTGTCCAGATACGAATTACCTGTTCATGGGAGACTATGTTGACCGAGGATACTACTCGGTCGAGACTATCTCCTTGCTGGTTGCCATGAAGATCCGGTATCCCAACAGAATCACCATCTTGCGAGGAAACCACGAATCTCGACAAATCACACAAGTCTATGGCTTCTACGACGAGTGCCTGCGGAAATACGGCCATGCCAACGTTTGGAAGCGATTCACAGACCTCTTCGACTACTTGCCTCTCACAGCTCTCATAGAAAACAAAATATTCTGTCTGCACGGAGGACTCTCGCCTACAATTGACACCCTCGACAACATTCGAACGCTCGACCGTATTCAGGAGGTGCCCCATGAGGGTCCCATGTGTGACTTGCTTTGGTCTGATCCCGACGAGCGATGTGGGTGGGGTATTTCCCCTCGAGGAGCGGGATACACATTTGGTCATGACATTTCTGAAGCTTTCAACCATGCAAACGGTCTCGAATTGATTGCACGAGCTCACCAATTGGTCATGGAGGGCTTTTCTTGGGGCCAGGACAAACAAGTGGTGACTATATTCTCAGCACCAAACTATTGCTACAGATGTGGCAACCAAGCAGCCATCATGGAGCTGGAtgagcagctcaacaaAAAGTTCATTCAGATTGACCCCAGCCCAAGGGAGGGTGAGCCAACCATCAGCCGACGAACGCCAGACTACTTCCTGTAG
- a CDS encoding uncharacterized protein (Compare to YALI0F14179g, similar to uniprot|P28742 Saccharomyces cerevisiae YBL063w KIP1 kinesin-related protein), protein MRKSYRPSMSSTRPKTRSSMAPSTGMKVLVRCRGRNERETTENSSVVVKTSGHKGREITIEGGPVAHTGKTYTFDRVFGPESDQGMIFEAVSSSLDEMLQGYNCTIFAYGQTGTGKTYTMTGDFNLDERGEAVSNAGIVPRALVELFKRLSGSAGENSVKLSYVELYNEELRDLLSSQGDTKKLRIFEEPGKKGTVVQGLEEAYVRSCTEAMKVLQEGFTRRQVAATKCNDMSSRSHSVLTITLSTKEYTADGQEYLRTGKLNLVDLAGSENVGRSGAENMRAREAGSINQSLLTLGRVINSLVDGTLHIPYRESKLTRLLQESLGGRTKTVIIATVSPARVSIDETISTLEYSHRAKNIKNSPVVNETTSKQVFIKDYVDEIARLRADLESTRKGQGVFLSQESYQLLLDENESHKVTINEQKMRLDVLEERAGNYEGKIKDMEEQQAVVIKGAKSLLKVMDSAVAEVTKLHEHTRLMGEIGVRNETGLRSLQQSAPKRLKLCVGTHKNDVAHYVTKTSGGLTALDGLQERNNQFFGDLTQRLDSSITSIQAQIVHLISSNNQDAHSMASLLSELGAVKHEMKTNIQASMAHIQTSLQDVTSDLEKHIESYETQLTNSLSQLSSNLSQSVASVRQTYERVQQQIDQAVTSHLNTTSTSTKSIHTSFESMSATVARQKEAQAAAEAELKQRMNQMIESALKEQNDQWDAVVGALKTEVHRELSAVNGSIETFKGAYGESRNQVDFSAVSGTAHQLTEESINLKEATRNVFDRVESGHSSLCRVVDSHSDSVTSVMSPLDSFVVQATETNQNLSEARAKRMDEISSAFEAGLSSTAQTISVYSDTARSDSEAVKSELKTGIESVAHCVKRLASEVDQVSGHIEEHLYEKFPSAPPRSSYVDVATDFRAVVEKGNLKGHTRDPLHEVTNEM, encoded by the coding sequence ATGAGAAAGAGCTACAGACCGTCCATGTCTTCGACAAGGCCAAAGACACGGTCCAGTATGGCTCCATCGACAGGCATGAAAGTCTTGGTCCGTTGCCGTGGCCGCAATGAGCGTGAGACGACAGAAAACTCGTCTGTTGTGGTCAAGACGAGTGGACACAAAGGACGGGAAATAACGATTGAGGGCGGACCAGTGGCCCACACGGGGAAAACATACACATTCGACCGGGTATTTGGACCTGAATCGGACCAGGGAATGATTTTTGAGGCCGTGAGTAGCTCTCTGGACGAGATGCTACAAGGATACAACTGCACGATATTTGCTTATGGACAGACAGGAACGGGAAAGACATATACAATGACGGGTGATTTCAATCTGGACGAGAGAGGAGAGGCGGTTTCTAACGCTGGAATTGTTCCTCGGGCGCTGGTAGAGCTGTTCAAACGACTTAGCGGCTCTGCAGGTGAAAACTCCGTCAAGTTGTCATATGTTGAGCTCTACAACGAAGAACTCAGAGACCTGTTGAGTAGCCAGGGAGATACCAAGAAGCTTCGGATCTTTGAGGAACCAGGCAAAAAGGGAACTGTTGTGCAAGggttggaggaggcatATGTGCGATCATGCACAGAGGCCATGAAAGTGTTACAGGAAGGATTTACTCGACGGCAGGTTGCTGCTACTAAGTGCAACGATATGTCTTCTCGGTCACATTCAGTGCTCACGATCACGCTATCGACCAAGGAATACACTGCTGATGGCCAGGAGTATCTGCGCACTGGTAAACTGAACCTGGTGGATTTGGCTGGATCTGAGAATGTGGGACGAAGTGGAGCAGAAAACATGCGAGCAAGAGAAGCAGGATCGATCAATCAATCGCTGCTTACCTTAGGGCGTGTTATCAACTCGCTAGTCGATGGTACCCTTCACATTCCATACAGAGAGAGCAAGTTGACGCGGCTATTACAGGAGAGCCTTGGAGGAAGAACAAAAACAGTCATCATTGCGACCGTCAGTCCCGCACGTGTGTCTATTGATGAGACGATTTCGACATTGGAGTACTCGCACAGAGCAAAGAACATTAAGAACTCGCCTGTTGTGAATGAGACCACGAGCAAGCAAGTGTTTATCAAAGACTATGTGGATGAGATTGCACGCCTTAGAGCTGACCTGGAGAGCACACGAAAAGGACAGGGTGTGTTCTTGTCACAGGAGAGCTAtcagcttctgcttgacgagaacgagagTCACAAGGTGACCATCAACGAGCAGAAAATGCGTCTGGATGTTTTGGAGGAACGTGCAGGAAATTACGAGGGAAAGATAAAGGACATGGAGGAACAGCAGGCCGTCGTCATCAAAGGTGCCAAGAGTCTCCTGAAGGTCATGGATTCTGCTGTGGCGGAGGTCACCAAATTACACGAACACACTAGACTCATGGGAGAGATTGGTGTTCGGAACGAAACTGGCCTGAGAAGTTTGCAACAATCGGCACCTAAGAGACTCAAGCTTTGTGTTGGAACGCACAAGAACGACGTGGCTCATTATGTGACTAAGACTTCTGGGGGTTTGACAGCGCTCGATGGATTGCAGGAACGAAATAACCAGTTCTTTGGCGATCTGACTCAGCGTCTTGATTCTTCAATCACTTCAATACAAGCTCAAATCGTGCACCTGATATCCTCCAACAATCAAGATGCACATTCTATGGCGTCATTGCTGAGTGAGTTGGGGGCTGTCAAGCACGAAATGAAAACCAATATTCAGGCATCAATGGCTCACATACAGACTTCTCTTCAAGACGTTACAAGCGATCTTGAAAAGCACATTGAGTCGTACGAGACACAGCTCACCAACTCACTTTCCCAGCTGTCATCCAACTTGTCTCAGTCTGTCGCCTCAGTGAGACAGACTTACGAGCGGGTTCAACAGCAGATTGATCAGGCCGTTACTAGCCACTTGAACACCACTTCCACAAGCACAAAGTCAATCCACACTTCATTCGAGTCCATGTCGGCTACTGTTGCTCGTCAGAAGGAGGCTCAGGCCGCTGCAGAGGCTGAGCTCAAACAACGGATGAACCAAATGATTGAATCGGCGTTGAAGGAACAGAATGACCAGTGGGATGCTGTCGTTGGTGCTCTCAAGACTGAGGTGCACCGAGAGCTCTCTGCTGTCAACGGAAGCATCGAGACGTTCAAGGGTGCCTATGGAGAGTCTAGAAACCAGGTCGACTTTTCCGCAGTTTCTGGCACAGCTCACCAATTAACTGAAGAGAGCATTAATCTCAAGGAGGCGACACGTAACGTTTTCGACCGCGTTGAATCTGGCCATAGCAGTCTGTGCCGAGTCGTTGACTCTCATTCTGATTCTGTCACGTCCGTCATGTCTCCTCTGGACTCGTTTGTTGTGCAGGCCACGGAAACGAACCAAAATCTCTCTGAAGCTCGCGCCAAGCGTATGGACGAGATCAGCAGTGCATTCGAGGCGGGACTGTCATCAACAGCTCAGACTATCAGCGTGTACTCTGATACAGCAAGAAGTGACAGCGAAGCTGTGAAAAGCGAGCTCAAGACTGGCATTGAAAGTGTCGCTCACTGTGTCAAACGTCTAGCTAGCGAAGTCGATCAGGTGTCAGGTCACATCGAGGAGCACTTGTACGAAAAATTCCCCAGTGCTCCACCAAGATCAAGCTATGTGGATGTCGCAACCGATTTCAGGGCTGTCGTCGAGAAGGGTAACCTCAAGGGTCACACCAGAGACCCGTTGCATGAGGTCACCAACGAGATGTAA